Proteins from a single region of Pseudopedobacter saltans DSM 12145:
- a CDS encoding glycerophosphoryl diester phosphodiesterase membrane domain-containing protein, translating to MDRGFSVIEVLETAWDITKKNFIVIVGYSLMAFISLFVVQFVSTFLIASSNVFINFITLFLVLIVNSIATLGFYKLAFHLIDYEDQEVTFKSVLPSWQNISSFISLTLLLGFIVASLNLIYVKLDGLSTFHEFVETLKESPAIMEILATIALILILLITMRFMFFPCFIVDDNSTSFESLRQSRQLTENNLMKIITVLLVVVGFIVLGFLALGVGIIVTYPFTNIILVVTYRKLVNTYGVIEEEVKETSSDNEEPTV from the coding sequence ATGGATAGAGGTTTTTCTGTAATAGAAGTGTTGGAAACTGCTTGGGATATCACCAAAAAGAATTTCATTGTCATTGTTGGTTATTCTCTGATGGCGTTTATTTCGCTGTTTGTAGTGCAATTTGTATCTACATTTCTGATTGCATCGTCGAATGTATTTATCAATTTTATTACTCTTTTTTTAGTATTAATAGTAAATAGTATAGCTACATTGGGTTTTTATAAGCTGGCTTTTCATTTGATAGATTATGAAGATCAGGAAGTAACCTTTAAATCTGTTCTTCCATCGTGGCAAAATATATCAAGTTTTATATCATTAACCTTATTGCTGGGATTTATTGTAGCAAGCTTAAATCTTATTTACGTTAAATTGGATGGTTTAAGTACTTTTCATGAGTTTGTCGAAACCTTAAAAGAGAGTCCGGCTATAATGGAGATTTTAGCCACAATCGCATTGATCCTTATTTTGTTAATAACAATGCGTTTTATGTTCTTTCCATGTTTTATAGTGGATGATAATTCAACTTCTTTCGAGTCTCTGAGACAAAGCAGACAACTTACCGAAAACAACCTGATGAAAATTATTACTGTTTTGCTGGTGGTAGTTGGCTTTATTGTACTGGGTTTTCTGGCTTTGGGTGTGGGAATTATAGTTACTTATCCTTTTACCAATATTATATTGGTGGTTACATATAGAAAGTTAGTGAACACTTATGGAGTTATTGAAGAAGAGGTAAAAGAAACTTCATCGGATAATGAAGAGCCTACAGTTTAA
- a CDS encoding GH3 auxin-responsive promoter family protein, producing MGIKSLLSKPIAAFVVRGINKWKYNAVESQRQILTHLIKQAQHTVFGRDHHFESIKSYQDFKKNVPIADYEDLKPYIDRVVKGEENILWKGKPMYFAKTSGTTSGVKYIPISKESMPEHIKAARNALLTYIQETGKADFVDGKMIFLQGSPEMDKKGGIYFGRLSGIVAHHVPAYLQKNRLPAYQTNCIEDWEEKVDAIVDETINEDMRLISGIPPWCQMYFDRLSAKSGGKKIKDIFKNFSLFVYGGVNYEPYRARIEESIGKKIDAIETYPASEGFIAYQDSQKEKGLLLLANSGIFYEFVPTEEYFNENPTRLSLGEIELNKNYAIILSTNAGLWGYSIGDTVKFVSKNPYKILVTGRIKHYISAFGEHVIGEEVEYALLSAAEEEGLEVTEFTVAPQVNPEVGQLPYHEWFVEFVTAPKDFDAFRLKVDQRLQEKNIYYSDLIQGKVLQPLIIRPLKENAFRLMMKADGKLGGQNKVPRLTNDRVVADKLGDYLL from the coding sequence ATGGGAATTAAATCACTTTTAAGCAAACCTATCGCTGCTTTTGTAGTAAGAGGAATTAATAAGTGGAAGTATAATGCTGTAGAGTCACAAAGGCAGATTTTAACCCATCTCATAAAGCAAGCGCAACATACTGTTTTTGGCAGGGACCATCATTTTGAGAGTATAAAGAGCTATCAGGATTTTAAAAAAAATGTTCCGATAGCTGATTACGAAGATTTAAAACCGTATATAGACAGGGTTGTAAAAGGAGAGGAGAACATTCTCTGGAAAGGGAAGCCAATGTATTTTGCAAAGACATCTGGAACTACATCCGGAGTGAAATATATTCCTATTTCCAAAGAGTCTATGCCAGAACATATCAAAGCAGCAAGAAACGCTCTGTTAACCTATATCCAAGAAACCGGAAAGGCAGATTTTGTTGATGGAAAAATGATATTTCTTCAGGGGAGTCCGGAAATGGATAAAAAAGGTGGTATTTATTTCGGCAGACTTTCGGGAATTGTTGCACATCACGTTCCTGCTTATTTACAGAAAAACAGATTGCCAGCCTATCAGACCAATTGTATTGAGGATTGGGAAGAAAAAGTAGATGCCATAGTTGATGAAACTATAAATGAAGACATGCGATTGATATCCGGAATACCACCTTGGTGTCAGATGTATTTTGACAGACTTTCTGCAAAATCCGGAGGTAAGAAAATAAAAGACATCTTCAAAAACTTTAGTTTGTTTGTTTACGGAGGTGTAAATTACGAACCATATCGCGCAAGAATTGAAGAAAGTATTGGGAAGAAAATCGATGCGATAGAAACTTATCCGGCTTCTGAAGGATTTATTGCCTATCAGGATTCCCAAAAAGAGAAGGGATTACTTTTACTGGCCAATTCAGGGATTTTTTACGAGTTTGTTCCAACAGAAGAGTATTTCAATGAAAACCCTACGAGACTAAGTTTGGGAGAGATAGAATTAAATAAAAACTATGCGATCATTTTAAGTACAAATGCTGGTTTATGGGGGTATTCTATTGGTGACACAGTAAAGTTCGTTTCAAAAAATCCTTATAAAATATTAGTTACAGGCAGAATAAAGCATTATATTTCGGCGTTTGGAGAGCATGTTATAGGAGAAGAGGTAGAGTATGCACTTTTAAGTGCAGCAGAAGAAGAGGGGTTGGAAGTAACAGAGTTTACGGTAGCTCCACAGGTAAATCCGGAAGTAGGGCAGTTACCTTATCACGAATGGTTTGTAGAATTTGTAACAGCTCCTAAAGATTTTGATGCATTCAGATTAAAAGTAGATCAACGTTTACAGGAAAAAAATATTTATTATAGTGATCTTATTCAGGGTAAAGTTTTGCAACCTCTTATCATACGGCCTTTAAAAGAAAATGCATTCAGACTGATGATGAAAGCAGACGGGAAGTTAGGGGGACAAAACAAAGTGCCGAGATTAACAAATGATAGGGTGGTAGCAGATAAGTTAGGAGATTATTTGTTGTAG
- a CDS encoding 1-deoxy-D-xylulose-5-phosphate reductoisomerase: MEFNKLKNIAILGSTGSIGTQALDVIRANPQLFKAEVLTAQSNADLLIAQALEFGPEVVVIVDEHKYQQVKEALSNTPIKVKSGEEALTEVVVLPQLDMVLTAVVGFCGLRPTISAIKARKTIALANKETLVVAGDIVTQLAKENGVDILPVDSEHSAIFQCLVGEKLCEIEKIYLTASGGPFRGKNIDFLKTVTHHQALKHPNWSMGAKITIDSASLMNKGLEVIEAKWLFNLNVDQIDVIVHPQSIVHSLVQFNDGSIKAQMGLPDMKLPIQYALTYPSRVNTDFKRFNFLDYPSLTFEPADMNTFRNLAYAFDALQKGGNMACIINAANEVVVAEFLKERIGFLQMSDIIESCMLNVDFVEKPILEDYFQTDRETRAYALDLITNI; this comes from the coding sequence TTGGAATTTAATAAATTGAAAAATATAGCCATACTTGGTTCTACCGGAAGTATTGGTACACAAGCCTTAGATGTAATCAGAGCCAACCCTCAGCTGTTCAAAGCGGAGGTTCTTACCGCGCAATCAAATGCAGATTTGTTGATAGCTCAGGCTTTGGAGTTCGGACCTGAAGTGGTGGTTATTGTTGACGAGCATAAATATCAACAAGTAAAAGAAGCATTGTCGAACACTCCCATAAAAGTAAAATCGGGAGAAGAGGCCTTAACAGAAGTTGTTGTTCTGCCGCAATTGGACATGGTATTAACTGCTGTGGTAGGATTTTGCGGTTTGCGGCCTACAATCTCGGCTATTAAAGCCAGGAAAACTATTGCTTTGGCCAATAAGGAAACTCTGGTTGTTGCAGGAGATATTGTTACCCAGTTGGCTAAGGAAAACGGTGTGGATATTTTACCTGTAGATTCAGAGCATTCCGCCATATTTCAATGTTTGGTAGGCGAGAAACTCTGTGAGATAGAGAAAATTTATTTAACGGCTTCGGGAGGGCCTTTTAGAGGCAAAAATATCGATTTCCTGAAAACAGTAACTCATCATCAGGCGTTAAAGCACCCCAATTGGTCTATGGGAGCGAAGATAACTATAGATTCCGCCTCTTTGATGAATAAAGGATTAGAAGTAATAGAAGCAAAGTGGCTGTTTAATTTAAATGTAGATCAGATAGATGTTATCGTTCATCCGCAATCCATAGTCCATTCCCTCGTTCAGTTTAATGATGGATCTATAAAAGCGCAAATGGGATTACCGGATATGAAATTGCCTATTCAATACGCGTTAACTTATCCATCAAGAGTAAATACAGATTTTAAGCGTTTTAATTTTCTGGATTATCCTTCGCTTACATTCGAACCTGCCGATATGAATACCTTTCGCAATTTGGCCTATGCATTTGACGCATTACAAAAAGGAGGGAACATGGCATGTATTATCAACGCAGCGAATGAAGTGGTAGTAGCGGAATTTTTAAAAGAGCGAATTGGATTTTTACAAATGAGTGATATAATAGAAAGCTGTATGTTGAATGTTGATTTTGTAGAAAAACCTATATTAGAAGATTATTTTCAAACAGATAGAGAAACCAGAGCTTATGCTTTGGATTTAATAACGAATATTTAA
- the rseP gene encoding RIP metalloprotease RseP, producing the protein MDVLVMIGQLLLGLSILVVLHELGHFWAARAFGIKVEKFYLFFDAWGFKLFSINYKGVEYGIGWLPLGGYVKIAGMIDESMDTEQMKQEPQPWEFRSKPAWQRLIVMLGGVTVNIILGIFIFWMMTFKYGESYIPNSALKYGIAPGIVGKEVGFKAGDKVVAINGTPLVKYNDLMSSDVILGNSVITIVRDGKEKDLTIPSGLLNTISDYGMQEFVAPRTKFTVDSIVSGMPASKAGLQKGDVILTANGEETIFFDQLQAVLKGNPNKNIELSVRRKGEDLTLPVTVSSEGTLGFLPKFDSIPVETEYYGFFQSLPIGASKAWTSLVDNAKGLGKVVKGEVKANKAFSGPVEIARKLYGGTWDWVKFWNITGLLSMALALMNLLPIPALDGGHSLFLLIEMIKGKPLSDKFMEKAQIVGFVLLATLMVFVLGNDIFKAFTK; encoded by the coding sequence ATGGACGTATTAGTAATGATTGGCCAGCTTTTGCTGGGATTGTCGATTTTAGTTGTATTACACGAACTTGGTCATTTTTGGGCCGCAAGGGCATTTGGAATAAAAGTAGAGAAATTCTATCTGTTTTTTGATGCGTGGGGTTTTAAACTTTTTAGTATTAATTATAAAGGTGTCGAATATGGAATTGGTTGGCTGCCGTTAGGAGGATATGTGAAGATTGCCGGTATGATAGATGAGTCTATGGATACCGAACAAATGAAGCAGGAACCTCAGCCATGGGAATTCAGATCTAAGCCGGCCTGGCAGAGATTGATTGTTATGCTGGGCGGAGTAACCGTTAATATTATTCTGGGGATTTTTATCTTCTGGATGATGACATTCAAATACGGAGAGTCTTATATTCCCAATAGTGCATTGAAATACGGTATCGCTCCGGGTATAGTAGGAAAAGAGGTTGGTTTTAAAGCGGGAGATAAAGTTGTGGCTATTAATGGAACACCATTAGTAAAATACAACGATTTAATGTCTTCTGACGTTATTCTTGGAAATTCGGTTATTACTATCGTTAGAGATGGTAAGGAAAAGGATTTGACTATTCCTTCAGGTCTTTTAAACACCATATCAGATTATGGTATGCAGGAGTTTGTTGCTCCCCGAACCAAGTTTACTGTAGATTCTATAGTTAGCGGAATGCCGGCTTCAAAAGCAGGTTTGCAAAAAGGAGATGTGATTTTAACTGCAAACGGAGAAGAAACCATATTTTTTGATCAGTTGCAGGCGGTCTTAAAAGGTAACCCAAATAAAAATATAGAGTTATCGGTGAGAAGGAAAGGCGAAGATTTAACCTTACCAGTAACCGTAAGTAGCGAAGGAACTTTAGGTTTCCTGCCTAAATTTGATAGTATCCCTGTAGAGACAGAATACTATGGTTTCTTTCAGTCTTTACCTATAGGTGCATCCAAAGCCTGGACCTCTTTAGTAGATAATGCAAAAGGGTTAGGTAAGGTTGTAAAAGGAGAGGTAAAAGCAAATAAAGCTTTCTCGGGCCCTGTGGAAATAGCTCGTAAATTATATGGTGGAACCTGGGATTGGGTTAAATTTTGGAATATCACCGGGTTATTATCTATGGCATTAGCATTGATGAATTTATTACCTATTCCAGCTTTAGATGGTGGTCATTCTTTATTCCTTTTGATAGAGATGATAAAAGGAAAGCCTTTGAGTGATAAGTTTATGGAGAAAGCACAGATAGTAGGTTTTGTTCTTTTAGCAACACTCATGGTGTTTGTCCTGGGAAATGACATCTTTAAAGCTTTTACTAAGTAG
- the hscB gene encoding Fe-S protein assembly co-chaperone HscB, with protein MNYFEFYELPVSFSPDQGVVKKKFYALSKAYHPDFHVNESEERQREILDLSTLNNKAFQTLSDRNKLVPYVLELYGELSEGEKYDLPKAFLMEMMEVNEALMELEFDFDADKLKQIETDVKNIEKNLDDESQNLFSDFEQVNESDKLDVLKKIKDIHFRKKYLLRIKESLLIFASR; from the coding sequence ATGAATTATTTTGAATTTTATGAACTTCCAGTTTCTTTTTCGCCAGACCAGGGGGTGGTGAAAAAGAAATTTTATGCCTTGAGCAAAGCTTATCATCCTGATTTCCATGTTAACGAATCGGAAGAACGGCAAAGAGAAATATTAGATCTGTCTACGCTAAATAATAAAGCTTTTCAAACTCTAAGCGACAGGAATAAGCTAGTTCCCTATGTCTTGGAACTATATGGGGAACTAAGTGAAGGAGAAAAATATGATCTTCCAAAAGCTTTCTTAATGGAAATGATGGAGGTAAATGAAGCGCTTATGGAACTCGAATTTGACTTTGATGCTGATAAATTGAAGCAAATAGAGACAGATGTAAAAAATATTGAAAAAAATCTCGATGATGAGTCACAAAACTTGTTTTCTGATTTTGAGCAAGTTAATGAGTCAGATAAATTGGATGTCTTGAAAAAAATAAAGGATATTCATTTTCGTAAGAAATATTTGTTGCGAATTAAAGAATCACTACTTATATTTGCGTCCCGTTAG
- a CDS encoding SDR family oxidoreductase has translation MKLGITGATGQLGRLVVEKLKQRVNAGNLVALVRSPEKAADLGIEARNFDYTKPETLTEGLKGIDHLLLISASEVGQRITQHQNIIRAAETAGVKWIVYTSLLHADTSTLSLAEEHIETEKLLKESGIPYTILRNGWYTENYTGSVHGALSTGAFVGSAGEGKISSATREDFAEAAAIVFSGEGHVGKVYELAGDEAYTLKDLAAEISKQTGKTIPYNNLSEAEYAQVLSSVGLPEGLAQAYAGFDTGAAKGDLFDDSKALSKLLGRPTTSLSDAVKKALA, from the coding sequence ATGAAACTTGGAATCACAGGAGCTACCGGACAACTTGGTCGTTTGGTGGTAGAAAAATTAAAACAACGTGTAAATGCAGGAAATTTGGTAGCACTTGTTCGTTCGCCGGAAAAGGCAGCGGATTTGGGAATTGAAGCAAGAAATTTTGATTATACAAAACCAGAGACGCTTACAGAGGGGTTAAAGGGTATTGACCATCTTTTATTGATTTCCGCTAGTGAGGTCGGTCAGCGTATAACGCAGCACCAAAACATTATTCGGGCTGCGGAGACTGCCGGGGTGAAATGGATAGTTTATACCAGTTTACTTCATGCAGATACTTCCACATTAAGCCTTGCCGAAGAGCATATCGAAACAGAGAAATTACTAAAGGAGTCTGGTATCCCATATACCATTTTAAGAAATGGGTGGTATACAGAAAACTATACCGGTTCTGTCCACGGGGCACTTAGTACGGGGGCTTTTGTAGGCAGTGCGGGAGAGGGTAAAATTTCATCCGCTACCCGCGAGGATTTTGCTGAAGCAGCAGCTATTGTGTTTTCTGGTGAAGGCCATGTGGGAAAAGTGTATGAGTTAGCCGGTGATGAGGCTTATACACTTAAAGATTTGGCAGCGGAAATCTCTAAACAAACGGGAAAAACTATCCCTTACAATAATTTGTCTGAAGCAGAGTATGCTCAGGTATTAAGTTCTGTTGGTTTACCAGAAGGATTGGCACAGGCGTATGCAGGTTTTGATACCGGAGCCGCAAAAGGTGATTTGTTCGATGATAGTAAAGCACTTTCCAAATTGCTTGGAAGACCAACCACATCATTGTCTGATGCAGTAAAAAAAGCTTTAGCTTGA
- the kdsB gene encoding 3-deoxy-manno-octulosonate cytidylyltransferase, translated as MKILGVIPARFASTRFPGKPLVDIAGKTMIQRVYEKSSSATTLNDLVVATDDKRIYDTVKSFNGNVIMTSSDHQSGTDRCAEIAEKVTGYDAIINIQGDEPLVDPNQINLVAACFNSADTQLATLVKKIKTQDELFNNNTPKVLLNSKNEALYFSRETVPFLRNYDKKDWLKHHTFYKHIGIYGYTVNVLKEISKLSISSLEMAESLEQLRWLENGYRIKVSFTDSETLAIDTPEDLEKVLSVINR; from the coding sequence ATGAAAATTTTAGGAGTGATACCCGCCAGATTTGCCTCTACGCGATTTCCTGGAAAGCCGTTGGTAGATATAGCTGGAAAAACAATGATACAGAGGGTCTACGAAAAGTCGTCCTCGGCAACAACTTTAAATGATTTGGTTGTCGCCACAGATGACAAACGTATTTACGATACCGTGAAATCATTTAATGGAAACGTTATTATGACTTCTTCTGACCATCAAAGCGGCACAGATCGATGTGCAGAAATTGCAGAAAAAGTTACAGGTTACGATGCTATCATCAATATCCAGGGAGACGAACCATTGGTTGATCCAAATCAAATTAATCTGGTAGCTGCATGTTTCAATTCAGCAGATACTCAACTGGCTACTTTGGTAAAAAAGATAAAAACCCAGGACGAACTCTTTAACAACAATACTCCTAAAGTACTGTTAAATTCAAAAAACGAAGCTTTATATTTTAGCCGTGAAACAGTGCCTTTTTTAAGAAACTACGATAAAAAAGACTGGTTAAAACATCATACATTCTATAAACATATTGGTATATACGGATATACGGTTAATGTTCTTAAAGAAATATCCAAACTATCTATAAGCTCATTAGAAATGGCCGAATCATTAGAACAATTAAGATGGCTTGAAAATGGCTATCGCATTAAAGTTTCTTTTACCGATTCCGAAACTCTCGCTATTGATACACCGGAAGACTTAGAAAAAGTATTATCTGTGATCAACAGATAG
- a CDS encoding deoxynucleoside kinase encodes MHIAVVGNIGAGKTTLTELLAKNYNWEALFESVDGNPYLEDFYNDMKRWSFNLQIYFLNSRFQQIREIQADTNRNVIQDRTIYEDAFIFAENLHEMGLMTSRDYGNYRAIFDNITSFLKAPDLLIYLKASVPTLVENIQRRGREYEASIRLDYLQKLNEKYDAWIKGYNQGKLLVLDKDKLDFANKSDDLGFIVDSVEKEIHSLFK; translated from the coding sequence ATGCATATAGCTGTTGTTGGTAATATTGGAGCCGGAAAAACCACACTTACAGAATTATTAGCTAAGAATTACAATTGGGAAGCTTTGTTCGAATCTGTGGATGGAAACCCTTACTTAGAGGACTTCTACAATGATATGAAAAGATGGAGTTTCAATCTTCAAATTTATTTCCTTAACAGTAGATTTCAACAGATAAGGGAAATACAGGCAGATACAAACAGAAACGTAATTCAGGATAGAACTATTTATGAAGACGCTTTCATTTTTGCAGAAAATCTGCATGAAATGGGTTTAATGACTTCAAGAGATTACGGAAACTATAGAGCAATTTTCGATAATATTACATCATTTCTTAAAGCTCCGGATTTACTGATTTATCTTAAAGCTTCTGTTCCTACGCTTGTAGAAAACATCCAACGCAGAGGAAGAGAGTACGAAGCTTCCATAAGACTTGATTACCTTCAAAAACTGAACGAAAAATACGATGCATGGATAAAAGGTTATAATCAAGGTAAATTATTGGTACTTGACAAAGACAAGCTTGATTTTGCAAATAAATCTGATGATTTGGGTTTTATCGTAGATAGTGTAGAAAAAGAAATTCACAGCCTTTTTAAATAA
- the trpS gene encoding tryptophan--tRNA ligase → METVVSGIRSTGKLHLGNYYGALSNFVKMQNDYNCFFFIADLHSLTTHPTPENLYNTVRQVVVEYLAAGIDPEKSTIYIQSHVPEVAELYLYMNMNAYLGELERATAFKDKVRANPDNVNAGLLTYPVLMACDILLHHGTKVPVGKDQEQHLEMTRTFGNRFNRLYNVDYFKEAFAFTYSDKLVKVPGLDGNGKMGKSNGDASCVYLSDAPEIIRKKVMRAVSDSGPTEINQPKPEPIQNLFDLMKIVSSADTLQHFEDLYNKCEIRYGDFKKQLAEDMVLATTPVYSRIKEISEDEEYLQKVIRLGAEKARESATKTMKEVREIIGFRPF, encoded by the coding sequence ATGGAAACAGTAGTAAGTGGTATTAGATCTACAGGTAAATTACATTTAGGAAACTATTACGGAGCGTTAAGCAATTTTGTTAAGATGCAGAATGATTATAACTGCTTCTTTTTTATAGCCGATTTACACTCATTAACTACGCACCCCACACCTGAAAATCTTTACAATACAGTTCGTCAGGTTGTAGTGGAATATTTGGCGGCTGGTATCGATCCTGAAAAATCTACAATCTATATACAATCTCATGTACCTGAAGTTGCAGAACTTTATCTGTACATGAACATGAATGCTTATTTAGGCGAATTAGAAAGAGCTACTGCCTTTAAAGATAAGGTTAGGGCCAATCCGGACAATGTAAATGCAGGTTTGCTTACCTATCCTGTTTTAATGGCTTGTGATATTTTATTACATCACGGCACAAAAGTACCTGTTGGAAAAGATCAGGAGCAACACCTGGAAATGACCCGAACTTTTGGTAATCGTTTTAACAGATTGTACAACGTGGACTACTTTAAAGAAGCTTTTGCATTTACTTACTCCGATAAACTTGTTAAAGTTCCAGGATTAGATGGCAACGGAAAAATGGGAAAATCAAACGGAGACGCAAGCTGTGTATATCTGTCGGATGCTCCCGAAATTATCAGAAAAAAAGTAATGCGGGCAGTTTCAGATTCTGGTCCAACAGAAATAAACCAACCAAAACCAGAACCCATTCAGAATCTCTTTGATTTGATGAAGATTGTCTCTTCTGCGGATACTTTGCAGCATTTTGAAGATTTATATAATAAATGCGAAATTCGCTACGGCGATTTTAAGAAGCAATTGGCAGAAGATATGGTATTAGCTACTACTCCCGTTTATTCCAGAATAAAAGAAATTTCGGAAGATGAGGAATATCTGCAAAAGGTTATTAGATTAGGAGCTGAAAAAGCCAGAGAAAGTGCAACAAAAACAATGAAAGAGGTGAGAGAAATTATTGGTTTTAGACCGTTTTAA
- a CDS encoding lysophospholipid acyltransferase family protein: protein MKRLLMSLHRVFYLFFTVTCFFSLYPFLWLFSRNQSYYKYVNIVRKINAFLASFFSGIFYKASYKQKIDWSRTYVVCANHASNLDIFAVSVLLKNNFFFMGKQELLDNIFTRIYFQTIDVPVDRKSKMSSYRAYKKAEERLKNGMSLVIFPEGKIGDEYPPLLHPFKNGTFKLAIENNIPILPVSLQNNWELLWDDGAKTGSKPGISRIYVHNPIETKDLTVKDEENLKNNVFEIVHSKLNYPAYPKDLNNGDED, encoded by the coding sequence ATGAAAAGATTATTGATGTCGCTGCACCGGGTGTTTTACTTATTTTTTACGGTTACCTGTTTCTTTTCGCTTTATCCATTTTTATGGCTGTTTTCCCGAAATCAGTCTTATTATAAGTATGTTAATATCGTAAGAAAAATAAATGCTTTTCTAGCGTCATTTTTCTCAGGTATATTTTATAAGGCTAGCTACAAGCAAAAGATTGACTGGTCCCGAACTTATGTTGTTTGTGCAAACCATGCGTCCAATCTTGACATTTTTGCGGTGAGCGTTTTGTTGAAAAACAACTTTTTCTTTATGGGGAAACAAGAGCTTCTGGATAATATTTTCACGAGAATATACTTTCAGACAATTGATGTGCCGGTTGACAGAAAAAGTAAAATGAGTTCTTATAGAGCTTATAAAAAGGCCGAAGAACGTCTGAAAAATGGAATGAGTCTGGTGATTTTTCCGGAAGGAAAAATAGGAGATGAATACCCTCCGTTGTTGCATCCCTTTAAAAATGGTACATTTAAATTAGCTATAGAAAACAATATTCCCATACTTCCGGTAAGTTTACAAAACAATTGGGAATTGCTTTGGGATGATGGTGCGAAAACAGGTTCGAAACCCGGAATAAGTCGTATATATGTGCATAATCCGATAGAAACTAAAGATTTGACTGTAAAAGATGAAGAAAATCTTAAAAATAATGTTTTTGAAATTGTACATTCGAAACTGAATTATCCGGCTTACCCAAAAGATTTGAATAACGGCGATGAAGATTGA
- the gatC gene encoding Asp-tRNA(Asn)/Glu-tRNA(Gln) amidotransferase subunit GatC, giving the protein MKIDKETVEKIAHLSRLSLTEEEKKKSIQELSEILSFMEKLNEVDVEGVSPLIHLNDEVNVLREDIEKQELTREEALQNAPLKNEEYFKVSKVINK; this is encoded by the coding sequence ATGAAGATTGATAAAGAAACTGTAGAAAAGATAGCTCACCTAAGCAGGCTTAGTCTGACAGAAGAGGAAAAGAAAAAATCCATTCAGGAGTTGAGTGAGATATTAAGCTTTATGGAAAAGCTGAATGAAGTTGATGTGGAAGGTGTAAGTCCACTCATACATTTAAATGATGAGGTAAATGTGCTGCGAGAAGATATCGAAAAACAGGAACTTACCCGGGAAGAGGCGTTGCAAAATGCTCCCCTAAAAAATGAAGAATACTTTAAAGTATCTAAAGTGATTAACAAATAG
- a CDS encoding ABC transporter ATP-binding protein: protein MDELIRIRDIGRKYVIGTETIEALKSVSLDIHKGEFVALMGPSGSGKSTLMNILGCLDTPSHGDYILNGINVSHMTDNQLATVRNKEIGFVFQTFNLLPRYTALENVALPLVYAGVSKKEREERALDALINVGLENRVDHRPNELSGGQRQRVAVARALINNPSIILADEPTGNLDTKTSVEIMALMENIHIKGNTIILVTHEEDIARHAHRIVRMRDGLIENDDLISKV, encoded by the coding sequence ATGGATGAATTAATCAGAATACGGGATATAGGACGAAAGTATGTTATTGGAACAGAAACAATAGAAGCGTTAAAATCTGTTTCGTTGGATATTCATAAAGGAGAATTTGTAGCGCTAATGGGACCTTCCGGTTCTGGAAAATCTACTTTAATGAATATTCTTGGCTGTCTTGATACTCCAAGCCATGGAGATTATATCCTCAATGGAATTAATGTAAGCCACATGACGGACAATCAGTTAGCAACCGTTAGAAATAAAGAGATAGGATTCGTCTTCCAGACTTTTAATTTACTACCTCGTTACACGGCTTTGGAAAATGTTGCTTTGCCCTTGGTATACGCTGGCGTAAGTAAGAAAGAGAGGGAAGAAAGGGCTCTGGATGCTTTGATAAATGTAGGACTGGAAAATAGAGTAGACCATAGGCCTAATGAACTTTCGGGAGGACAGAGGCAAAGAGTTGCTGTAGCAAGAGCTTTGATAAATAATCCGTCTATTATTTTGGCTGATGAGCCTACCGGGAATTTGGACACCAAAACTTCCGTAGAGATTATGGCTTTAATGGAAAATATCCATATAAAAGGAAATACTATTATTTTGGTTACTCATGAAGAGGATATTGCTCGGCATGCACACCGAATTGTTAGGATGAGAGACGGACTTATAGAAAACGACGATTTAATATCGAAAGTTTAA